In a genomic window of Paraburkholderia phenazinium:
- a CDS encoding MBL fold metallo-hydrolase, with the protein MATITVFEAGYCTHMACMALKGAGFASCRFPARAYLIETSRGRWLWDTGYAQHFHDHTKSGLFSLYRRVTPVYFDAKEAVVSQLKARGMQPRDLTAVILSHFHGDHIAGLRDLQGVPTYLSGAGWEATRGLRGIGALRKGFVPGLIPPDFESSTVFVESFERVALPSELEPFRQGFGLPGACTEVILVELPGHAAGHLGAFVSTADGWVLLASDAAWSPKSYQQLVGPSVIAHAIMDSPAEYHQTLRDLNALHTRGEVKICLTHEGAL; encoded by the coding sequence ATGGCGACGATTACGGTCTTTGAAGCCGGCTACTGCACGCACATGGCGTGCATGGCGCTAAAGGGTGCGGGCTTCGCAAGCTGCCGGTTTCCGGCGCGGGCGTATCTGATCGAAACGTCCCGCGGACGCTGGCTGTGGGATACCGGGTATGCGCAGCACTTCCACGACCATACGAAGAGCGGCCTCTTCTCTCTATACCGGCGCGTGACGCCGGTTTACTTCGACGCGAAAGAGGCCGTGGTCAGTCAGCTAAAAGCGCGCGGCATGCAGCCGCGCGATCTCACCGCCGTGATCCTGTCGCACTTCCATGGCGACCATATTGCCGGCTTGCGCGATCTGCAGGGCGTGCCCACTTACCTCTCGGGCGCCGGTTGGGAAGCGACGCGTGGTCTGCGCGGCATCGGCGCATTGCGCAAGGGTTTCGTACCGGGCCTGATTCCGCCGGACTTCGAGTCGTCCACTGTGTTTGTCGAAAGCTTCGAGCGGGTTGCCCTGCCTTCCGAGCTTGAACCGTTCCGCCAGGGCTTCGGGCTGCCAGGCGCGTGCACGGAAGTGATTCTGGTCGAATTGCCTGGACACGCCGCCGGTCATCTCGGCGCCTTCGTCAGTACCGCTGACGGTTGGGTACTGCTCGCATCCGATGCGGCCTGGTCGCCGAAGAGCTATCAGCAACTGGTGGGACCGTCCGTCATCGCACACGCCATCATGGACAGTCCCGCCGAATACCATCAAACCTTGCGCGACCTGAATGCGCTGCATACGCGCGGCGAAGTGAAGATCTGCCTCACGCACGAAGGGGCGTTGTAA
- a CDS encoding sterol desaturase family protein: MNAMALPLLITLACVLLELGYSRVRRGLAIPWRDVILNLDSGHILMWFFRGIEVAVFAWILAHVNLHWLDRWHPAAVWIFAILAWDLGFYWMHRLHHSFGVLWSVHVVHHEGEHFNLSLGIRNSWYSSLTTLPFTTIPLALAGVPLDIFIAVSTLHYTVQFYNHNGIVGRSGLLDRFLVTPANHRVHHGHNAEYRDRNFGGTFLIWDKLFGTFQRELPGVPIQYGIATPTDSTNPFWANTVPLLRYAGLRVPRLTSVRRLSVPDAVIASGGVILFGVVTYYVHRNGTWPEFGQPTFFALIFAATLALGGMSDGRLWGVASWVVIAALSLAIMPLYFGLRDPLGLSLLGALLVHSVVAAIVTLRVREKASSYVQT; this comes from the coding sequence ATGAATGCAATGGCCCTCCCCCTGCTGATCACGCTCGCTTGCGTGCTACTGGAGCTGGGGTACTCGCGTGTCCGGCGCGGCCTGGCGATTCCGTGGCGGGACGTGATCCTGAATCTGGATTCCGGGCATATCCTGATGTGGTTCTTCCGGGGCATCGAAGTCGCGGTCTTTGCGTGGATCCTGGCGCACGTCAACCTGCATTGGCTCGATCGCTGGCATCCCGCCGCCGTGTGGATCTTCGCGATCCTCGCGTGGGATCTCGGGTTCTACTGGATGCATCGCCTGCATCATTCGTTCGGGGTGCTATGGAGCGTTCACGTGGTCCACCACGAGGGCGAGCACTTCAATCTCTCGCTCGGCATCCGCAACTCCTGGTATTCGTCGCTGACCACGCTGCCGTTTACGACGATACCGCTCGCTTTGGCCGGCGTTCCGCTGGACATCTTCATTGCCGTGTCGACGCTTCACTACACCGTGCAGTTCTATAACCACAACGGTATCGTCGGCCGCTCCGGACTGCTGGACCGGTTTCTGGTCACCCCCGCGAATCACCGGGTTCACCATGGGCACAACGCCGAGTATCGCGACCGCAATTTCGGCGGCACCTTCCTCATCTGGGACAAGCTGTTCGGCACGTTTCAGCGCGAACTGCCTGGCGTGCCGATCCAGTACGGCATCGCCACGCCCACAGATTCCACCAATCCATTCTGGGCGAACACGGTGCCGCTGCTGCGCTATGCGGGCTTACGCGTGCCGCGGCTCACCAGCGTGCGCCGCCTTTCTGTGCCCGACGCGGTGATCGCAAGCGGCGGCGTGATCCTGTTCGGCGTCGTCACCTACTACGTGCATCGCAACGGCACCTGGCCGGAATTTGGGCAGCCCACCTTCTTCGCCCTGATCTTCGCCGCAACGCTTGCATTGGGTGGCATGTCGGATGGCCGCCTCTGGGGTGTGGCGAGCTGGGTTGTCATCGCCGCGCTCTCGCTCGCCATCATGCCGCTGTATTTCGGCCTGCGCGATCCTCTCGGGCTGAGTCTGCTAGGCGCGCTGCTCGTGCACAGCGTCGTGGCCGCTATCGTCACGCTACGTGTGCGGGAAAAAGCGTCGAGCTATGTCCAAACCTGA
- a CDS encoding fatty acid desaturase family protein, with protein sequence MRPHYLPSSHSPFSTELRREVAAYLASRQDHRFGNAATWLKAGSLLAIACVLFVLCFRAHSPATFFASYVGMFLAAVMLSVNSMHDASHGALSKSKWLNTLVMRAVTLPLGIEPAYWQARHVRYHHVYPNIEHHDLDTEANVFLRQTPFQAWHPHFRFQHLYWPAIAALSLPYINWIYDWSDRLGTTPLAQDGLLPGARGWALFIASKLVHFGVFLVLPLVLLGPTVGYGTVFAAYLAGQMLASSILLMLILGTHWAETEFYLLPADGRLPHTRDEHAFLTCCDWITRPAFIGAWLGGLNHHLTHHLFPGHGHRHYRAIAPIVERLARQHGLPYRAIGYAELLSSQQRFLRKMGQAPRSLSA encoded by the coding sequence ATGCGCCCGCACTATTTACCGTCCAGCCATTCGCCTTTCTCGACCGAGCTTCGCCGGGAAGTCGCCGCGTATCTCGCGAGCAGGCAGGACCACCGGTTCGGCAATGCGGCGACCTGGCTGAAGGCGGGGAGCCTGCTGGCGATCGCCTGTGTGCTGTTTGTGCTGTGCTTCCGTGCCCACAGCCCCGCAACGTTCTTCGCGTCCTACGTCGGCATGTTTCTCGCGGCCGTGATGCTGTCGGTCAATTCCATGCATGACGCATCGCACGGCGCCCTGTCGAAGTCCAAATGGCTGAACACGCTCGTCATGCGCGCGGTCACGCTGCCACTCGGCATCGAGCCGGCCTACTGGCAAGCACGGCATGTCCGGTATCACCATGTCTATCCGAACATCGAGCATCACGACCTCGATACCGAGGCCAACGTGTTTCTGCGGCAAACGCCGTTTCAGGCATGGCACCCGCATTTCCGCTTTCAGCATCTGTACTGGCCGGCAATCGCCGCGCTCTCGCTGCCCTATATCAACTGGATCTACGACTGGTCGGACCGCCTCGGCACCACACCGCTGGCGCAGGACGGACTGCTGCCCGGCGCGCGCGGCTGGGCGCTGTTCATCGCTTCGAAGCTGGTTCACTTTGGCGTGTTCCTGGTGTTGCCGCTCGTGCTGCTCGGTCCCACGGTCGGCTACGGGACGGTCTTCGCCGCGTATCTGGCGGGTCAAATGCTCGCCTCATCCATCCTGTTGATGCTGATCCTCGGTACGCATTGGGCCGAGACGGAGTTTTATCTGCTGCCCGCCGACGGCCGCTTGCCGCACACGCGCGACGAGCACGCCTTCCTGACCTGCTGCGACTGGATCACGCGCCCCGCTTTCATCGGCGCCTGGCTGGGCGGTCTCAATCACCATCTCACGCATCATCTGTTTCCGGGGCATGGGCATCGGCACTATCGTGCGATTGCGCCGATCGTCGAGCGCCTGGCGCGGCAACACGGTCTGCCCTATCGGGCGATCGGTTACGCTGAACTGCTTTCGAGCCAGCAGCGTTTCCTGAGAAAGATGGGGCAGGCGCCCCGGAGTCTGTCGGCATGA
- a CDS encoding metal-dependent hydrolase produces MSKPDIRRRDLDFNMKDAIPVHWLDGECHITRHYDAMSIMFPEGERAFIESVSLYRDHIAPGTPLAEDVAGFVGQEAIHRREHQRYNARLAAQGAPVAALERQVAGQQEFARRYLPDSVRLAITVCLEHFTAMLADQMLRQRACMKGADPRMRRIWGWHAVEETEHKGVAFDVFAHVIRHPVKRYALRCAAMLWVTAIFTLLAWGFTFSLVKHDRRLTDWRGWGRLLRYHFVSPGALVRIVPHWLAWFSPGFHPWQHDNRELVREAYREYDVPWDEGRARL; encoded by the coding sequence ATGTCCAAACCTGATATTCGCCGCCGCGACCTCGATTTCAACATGAAGGACGCCATTCCCGTTCACTGGCTGGACGGCGAGTGCCACATCACGCGCCATTACGACGCCATGTCGATCATGTTCCCGGAAGGCGAACGCGCGTTCATCGAGAGCGTGTCCCTGTATCGCGACCATATCGCGCCTGGGACGCCGCTCGCCGAGGACGTCGCCGGGTTTGTCGGCCAGGAAGCGATCCATCGACGCGAACATCAACGCTATAACGCGAGGCTCGCGGCGCAGGGCGCGCCGGTTGCCGCGCTCGAGCGCCAGGTTGCCGGACAACAGGAGTTTGCGCGCCGCTATCTGCCGGATAGCGTGCGGCTCGCCATCACGGTGTGTCTCGAACACTTCACCGCCATGCTCGCCGACCAGATGCTCCGGCAGCGTGCCTGCATGAAGGGCGCGGATCCGCGCATGCGCCGCATCTGGGGGTGGCACGCGGTGGAAGAAACCGAACATAAAGGCGTCGCGTTCGATGTCTTCGCGCACGTCATCCGCCATCCGGTGAAGCGCTACGCATTGCGTTGCGCAGCCATGCTGTGGGTCACAGCCATCTTTACGCTGCTGGCCTGGGGTTTTACGTTCAGCCTCGTCAAACACGATCGCCGCCTCACGGACTGGCGCGGCTGGGGACGCTTGCTGCGCTATCACTTCGTCTCGCCTGGCGCGCTCGTGCGCATCGTGCCGCACTGGCTCGCCTGGTTCTCGCCGGGTTTTCACCCATGGCAACACGACAACCGCGAGCTCGTGCGCGAGGCTTACCGGGAATATGACGTGCCGTGGGACGAAGGCCGCGCGAGGCTGTAG
- a CDS encoding NAD-dependent epimerase/dehydratase family protein has product MTTLVTGATSGLGRNAAAFLAQQRRSVRTTGRNRAAGEALQALGMAFVPLDLAGATSADLESLLQGVDTVWHCAALSSPWGAWADFHAANVLATSRLAHAAVANGVRRFIHISTPALYFDFNHRLDIEETFRPASYVNHYASTKAQAEDVIRAVAATHPDTTFVMLRPRAIFGPHDRVLLPRILRLLRERGGRLPLPRAGTAKVDLTYVGNVIHAMQLATTSPDVRSGEAFNITGNEPTCLRDVLDVLLTRLGIAYRIKDVPYPVLDLAARAMQRWAAISGREPLLTRYSVGALSFDMTLSTRKAQQVLGYQPRWTLQQSIEETVNWIRAHGDDYGL; this is encoded by the coding sequence ATGACCACCCTCGTCACCGGCGCCACTAGCGGGCTTGGCCGCAACGCCGCCGCGTTTCTTGCGCAGCAGCGCCGCAGCGTACGCACCACCGGCCGTAATCGCGCGGCCGGCGAGGCGCTGCAGGCGCTCGGCATGGCGTTCGTGCCGCTCGACCTCGCCGGCGCCACCAGCGCCGATCTGGAGTCTCTGCTGCAAGGTGTCGATACGGTGTGGCATTGCGCGGCGCTGTCGTCGCCATGGGGCGCATGGGCCGACTTTCACGCGGCCAATGTGCTCGCCACCTCGCGCCTCGCGCATGCGGCAGTCGCGAACGGGGTGCGCCGCTTCATCCATATCTCGACTCCCGCGCTCTATTTCGATTTCAACCACCGGCTCGATATCGAAGAAACGTTTCGCCCGGCCAGCTATGTGAACCACTACGCGAGCACCAAGGCGCAGGCCGAGGACGTCATCCGCGCGGTCGCCGCCACGCATCCGGATACCACCTTCGTGATGCTGCGGCCGCGCGCCATTTTCGGTCCGCACGACCGGGTACTGCTGCCGCGCATCCTGCGGCTGTTGCGCGAGCGCGGCGGTCGCTTGCCGCTGCCGCGCGCAGGCACGGCCAAGGTCGATCTGACCTATGTGGGCAACGTGATCCATGCGATGCAACTGGCCACCACCAGCCCCGATGTGCGCTCCGGCGAAGCCTTCAACATCACCGGTAACGAGCCCACTTGCCTGCGCGACGTGCTCGACGTCCTGCTGACGCGGCTCGGCATCGCCTACCGGATCAAGGACGTGCCGTATCCCGTCCTCGACCTCGCCGCCCGCGCCATGCAGCGCTGGGCCGCGATCAGCGGACGCGAACCGCTACTGACGCGCTATAGCGTCGGCGCATTGAGTTTCGACATGACGCTCAGCACGCGCAAAGCGCAGCAGGTGCTCGGCTATCAACCGCGCTGGACGCTGCAGCAGAGCATCGAAGAGACCGTCAACTGGATCAGGGCACATGGCGACGATTACGGTCTTTGA
- a CDS encoding phosphatase PAP2 family protein, protein MPVLARLRFMLLGWGAVGVAYTTGRVLSGTPTLLPETALDRLIPFNPAGVWLYLSFFLLVPLAFLTTDAARVPRLARAMQLCAVVSAVIFVLWPTTLHYPPIPSGAAGASLLDGLIASDSAQNCFPSLHGALTLLCVAALCSRRRPVASVLAVLWGFGIGWSVIQTRRHLAIDLGAGMLLGCASGWLVAHLSRLRDRRATSPAASSNAKAAFETELESES, encoded by the coding sequence ATGCCTGTACTCGCGCGCTTGCGCTTCATGTTGCTGGGGTGGGGGGCGGTGGGCGTGGCCTACACGACCGGCCGCGTGCTCTCCGGTACGCCGACCCTGCTGCCCGAAACCGCACTCGACCGCCTGATTCCATTCAATCCGGCGGGCGTGTGGCTCTATCTGTCGTTTTTCCTGCTAGTGCCGCTCGCCTTCCTGACCACGGATGCGGCCCGCGTGCCTCGCCTCGCCCGTGCAATGCAACTGTGTGCGGTGGTATCCGCGGTGATCTTCGTGCTGTGGCCCACTACGCTCCATTACCCGCCGATCCCGTCCGGCGCCGCAGGGGCATCGTTGCTTGACGGGCTGATCGCCTCGGATTCCGCGCAGAACTGTTTTCCGTCGCTGCATGGCGCGCTGACCTTGCTGTGCGTCGCCGCCCTCTGCAGCCGGCGCAGGCCGGTTGCAAGCGTGCTGGCGGTGCTGTGGGGCTTCGGGATCGGCTGGTCGGTCATCCAGACGCGCCGCCATCTGGCGATCGACCTCGGCGCAGGCATGCTGCTCGGCTGCGCCAGCGGCTGGCTGGTCGCCCATCTGAGCCGCCTGCGCGATCGGCGAGCGACATCCCCGGCTGCGTCCTCGAACGCCAAAGCCGCGTTCGAAACAGAACTGGAAAGCGAATCATGA
- a CDS encoding glutathione S-transferase family protein, with protein sequence MLTVHHLNNSRSQRVLWLLEELGVPYEIKRYERDAKTMLAPPELRAIHPLGKSPVITDDGLTIAESGAIIEYLVDRYGQGRFAPAVGTPERLRYTYWLHYAEGSVMPPLLLKLVALRIASAPMPFFARPIARKIASTLQSSFVDPQIKLHLGYINDALTPTGWFVGNEFSAADVQMSFPLEAATARGGVVSHIAAINGFLERIHARPAYQRALERGGKYELLG encoded by the coding sequence ATGCTCACCGTCCATCATCTGAACAACTCACGCTCGCAGCGCGTCCTGTGGCTGCTTGAAGAACTCGGTGTGCCGTACGAGATCAAGCGCTATGAGCGCGACGCCAAAACCATGCTGGCGCCGCCCGAATTGCGCGCCATCCATCCGCTCGGCAAATCGCCGGTAATCACGGACGACGGCCTGACCATCGCCGAATCGGGCGCCATCATCGAATATCTGGTGGACCGCTACGGCCAGGGACGCTTCGCGCCCGCTGTCGGGACACCCGAGCGTCTGCGCTATACGTACTGGCTGCACTACGCGGAAGGGTCGGTAATGCCGCCGTTGCTGCTCAAGCTGGTGGCGTTGCGAATCGCCAGCGCGCCGATGCCGTTCTTCGCCAGGCCAATTGCACGCAAGATTGCTTCGACGCTGCAATCGAGCTTCGTGGATCCGCAGATCAAGCTGCACCTGGGCTATATCAACGACGCGTTGACGCCCACCGGCTGGTTCGTCGGCAACGAATTCAGCGCCGCGGACGTCCAAATGAGCTTCCCGCTCGAAGCCGCCACGGCGCGCGGCGGGGTCGTCAGCCATATCGCTGCCATCAACGGCTTTCTCGAACGCATCCATGCGCGTCCCGCGTATCAGCGCGCGCTGGAACGCGGCGGCAAGTACGAACTGTTGGGCTGA
- a CDS encoding F390 synthetase-related protein, with product MRLAETLWSYWQTRRLRFATREVLEQHQQRKLKQFIRLHLTRSPWFAPHLSQPLQTWPLMNKAVMMEHFDRINTAGLKLDEVLACAMQAEHSRDFEATVNGYSVGLSSGTSGSRGVFVVSPAEQAKWAGVLLAKLLPRGLFHGERVALFLRANNNLYSSVRNPWLSFEFFDLFEPFDAHFERLNRYDPTIVVGPAQVLRSLALARTAGYLTIKPHKVISGAEVLDPLDKVLIGASLGTVGEVYQATEGFLAATCEYGTLHLNEAHIHVEPQWLDGERFVPVITDFTRVTQPIVRYRLDDILVRRSTPCPCHSHEMALERIEGRCDDLLRLPGANGAPVEVFADGLSRAIAQTLPRTADYRLVQTGPASLALYVDAPGAPLTQYEADLSAYLQRLGVATASLEWDLHAALPPTDFSAKRRRITRLREAR from the coding sequence ATGCGCCTTGCAGAGACGCTCTGGTCGTATTGGCAGACACGCCGCTTGCGCTTCGCGACCCGCGAGGTGCTCGAACAACATCAGCAGCGCAAGCTAAAGCAGTTTATCCGCCTGCACCTGACGCGCAGTCCGTGGTTCGCACCGCATCTGTCGCAACCGCTGCAAACGTGGCCGTTGATGAACAAGGCGGTCATGATGGAGCATTTCGACCGCATCAATACGGCGGGACTCAAGCTCGACGAAGTGCTCGCCTGTGCGATGCAGGCCGAACACTCGCGCGACTTCGAGGCTACCGTGAACGGCTATAGCGTGGGCCTGTCTTCGGGCACCTCCGGTTCGCGCGGTGTGTTCGTCGTGAGTCCGGCCGAGCAGGCGAAGTGGGCGGGTGTCCTGCTCGCCAAACTCCTGCCGCGCGGACTCTTTCACGGCGAGCGGGTCGCGCTGTTTCTGCGCGCCAACAACAACCTGTATTCGTCGGTGCGCAATCCGTGGCTTTCGTTTGAGTTCTTCGACCTGTTCGAGCCGTTCGACGCGCATTTCGAGCGCCTGAACCGCTACGATCCGACCATCGTCGTGGGCCCGGCACAGGTGCTGCGCAGTCTGGCGCTGGCTAGAACCGCAGGATACCTGACGATCAAACCGCACAAGGTCATCTCCGGCGCCGAAGTGCTGGACCCGCTCGATAAGGTGCTGATCGGCGCCTCGCTCGGGACAGTCGGCGAGGTCTATCAGGCCACGGAGGGTTTTCTCGCGGCCACCTGCGAATACGGCACGCTGCACCTGAACGAAGCGCATATCCACGTCGAACCTCAATGGCTCGACGGCGAACGCTTTGTGCCGGTCATCACGGATTTCACGCGCGTGACGCAGCCCATTGTGCGTTACCGTTTAGACGACATCCTCGTGCGGCGTTCGACGCCTTGCCCCTGCCATAGCCATGAGATGGCACTGGAGCGGATCGAAGGACGCTGCGACGACCTGCTGCGCCTGCCCGGTGCAAACGGCGCGCCGGTGGAGGTGTTCGCCGACGGCCTGTCCCGAGCCATTGCGCAAACGCTGCCGCGCACGGCGGACTATCGGCTGGTTCAAACCGGGCCGGCGTCGCTCGCACTTTACGTCGACGCGCCAGGTGCGCCGCTCACGCAATATGAGGCCGATCTGAGCGCCTATCTGCAACGCCTGGGCGTGGCGACTGCAAGCCTGGAATGGGACCTGCACGCCGCCTTGCCGCCCACCGATTTCAGCGCCAAACGCCGGCGCATCACCCGGCTTCGGGAGGCACGCTGA